One Rutidosis leptorrhynchoides isolate AG116_Rl617_1_P2 unplaced genomic scaffold, CSIRO_AGI_Rlap_v1 contig47, whole genome shotgun sequence DNA segment encodes these proteins:
- the LOC139883898 gene encoding uncharacterized mitochondrial protein AtMg00810-like encodes MDDIILIGDSTKLLNHLVQALGQVFSIKDLGALHYFLGIEVNHSANGLFLSQHKCALDLLSQASMVQCKPISTPIATKQPPLKNGCKPYVDPSYFRSIIALGAKSPDDLLLLIVIFLDQIVFHGVPKNKLLWPTPQLKPNIELLLLQILNSLGFHTYYMTLGFTNVNLCYFFQTISALHLTTNPVFHVRTKHIEIDYHFVREKIALGSIVTRNVTSSSQTANISIKPLTRDMFVGSRIKLDLWSLPIDRFEGEY; translated from the exons ATGGATGATATAATCCTCATTGGTGATTCTACAAAATTGCTTAACCATCTTGTGCAGGCACTTGGTCAAGTGTTTTCCATCAAAGATCTTGGTGCTCTTCATTATTTTTTAGGCATTGAAGTCAATCACTCCGCTAATGGACTCTTTCTCTCCCAACATAAATGTGCATTAGATCTTTTGAGTCAAGCATCAATGGTGCAATGTAAGCCAATTTCTACTCCAATAGCTACCAAACAACCACCTCTCAAAAATGGTTGTAAGCCCTACGTTGATCCATCCTATTTTCGAAGCATT ATTGCACTAGGTGCAAAATCACCTGACGATCTACTATTGCTTATTGTCATTTTCTTGGATCAAATTGTATTTCATGGTGTGCCAAAAAACAAGTTACTGTGGCCCACTCCACAACTGAAGCCAAATATTGAGCTCTTGCTTCTACAAATACTAAACTCACTAGGATTTCATACATACTACATGACATTGGGATTTACCAATGTCAACCTTTGTTACTTTTTTCAGACAATATCGGCATTGCATCTCACAACTAATCCAGTTTTTCATGTTCGGACAAAGCATATTGAGATTGATTATCATTTTGTTCGGGAAAAGATTGCTCTTGGTTCTATTGTAACACGCAATGTCACGTCTTCCTCACAAACTGCTAATATTTCCATCAAACCATTGACTCGAGATATGTTTGTCGGTTCACGAATCAAACTCGATCTCTGGTCCCTCCCTATTGACCGATTTGAAGGGGAGTATTGA